One Deinococcus radiopugnans ATCC 19172 genomic region harbors:
- the ybeY gene encoding rRNA maturation RNase YbeY yields MIDLLARKTPPPGLRPAVRAGLSAAMAHFGVGDREVTLVLVGDRTIRQLKRDHWGEDAATDVLSFPTWEPGDPFVPPHLGDIIISLDTAARQAQARGHSLTREVTLLASHGLTHLVGHDHPHAEGLGYEEGATGPEWAVFHAAWQAAEAALPAGT; encoded by the coding sequence ATGATCGACCTCCTGGCCCGCAAGACCCCGCCTCCTGGCCTGCGCCCCGCCGTGCGCGCGGGCCTGAGCGCGGCGATGGCCCATTTCGGCGTGGGGGACCGCGAGGTCACGCTGGTGCTGGTGGGGGACCGGACCATCCGGCAGCTCAAGCGCGACCACTGGGGCGAGGACGCCGCCACCGACGTCCTGAGTTTTCCCACCTGGGAGCCGGGCGATCCCTTCGTGCCGCCGCATCTGGGCGACATCATCATCAGCCTGGACACGGCGGCGCGGCAGGCCCAGGCGCGCGGCCACAGCCTGACCCGCGAGGTCACGCTGCTGGCCAGCCACGGCCTGACCCATCTGGTGGGCCATGACCACCCGCACGCCGAGGGCCTGGGCTACGAGGAAGGCGCGACCGGCCCCGAATGGGCGGTGTTCCACGCGGCGTGGCAGGCCGCCGAGGCCGCGCTGCCCGCCGGAACCTGA
- a CDS encoding diacylglycerol kinase: MRSDGSALSLKRWWRSAGFAWAGVRHAYRSQANFRIEVWAGALALTLAAVLRAPLAPVALACALVLALELVNTALEAVVDLASPELHPLARVAKDAAAGAVLVAASGALVVGLAMLGPPLWGWVSGR, from the coding sequence GTGCGCTCGGACGGCTCGGCCCTGAGCCTGAAACGCTGGTGGCGTTCGGCGGGCTTTGCCTGGGCCGGCGTCCGGCATGCCTACCGCTCGCAGGCCAACTTCCGCATCGAGGTCTGGGCGGGCGCGCTGGCCCTGACGCTGGCCGCCGTGCTGCGCGCCCCTCTGGCACCGGTGGCCCTGGCCTGCGCGCTGGTGCTGGCGCTGGAGCTGGTGAACACGGCGCTGGAAGCCGTGGTGGACCTGGCCAGTCCAGAGCTGCACCCGCTGGCCCGGGTCGCCAAGGACGCCGCCGCCGGGGCGGTGCTGGTGGCCGCCAGCGGGGCGCTGGTGGTGGGGCTGGCCATGCTGGGGCCACCGCTGTGGGGCTGGGTTAGTGGGCGCTAG
- a CDS encoding PhoH family protein, which translates to MQDQREALALLGAGDANLRRMRELTRAKLVARGETVTITGDAAEVQQAERMVRDALDVVRGGGELTPESLLRSARMSGEGRSLAAETQMPGLSLPRGLKPKTPGQRLYLERIADSDITFGVGPAGTGKTYMAVAMAIQALKTKAVKRIILTRPAVEAGEKLGFLPGDLQAKIDPYLRPLYDALQDMLDQDKFEAYLTSGVIEIAPLAFMRGRTLNDAFIILDEAQNTTGEQMKMFLTRMGFSSKVVITGDVTQIDLPRHITSGLAVAKRVLSQIEGIAWHEFTEVDVVRHPLVGKIIKAYETAENAEDDRRAARRGEFASIPEAEGDPQPQG; encoded by the coding sequence CTGCAAGACCAGCGCGAGGCCCTGGCCCTGCTGGGCGCGGGCGACGCCAACCTGCGCCGCATGCGCGAGCTGACCCGCGCCAAGCTGGTGGCGCGCGGCGAGACCGTGACCATCACCGGCGACGCCGCCGAGGTCCAGCAGGCCGAACGCATGGTGCGCGACGCGCTGGACGTGGTGCGCGGCGGCGGCGAGCTGACCCCCGAGAGCCTGTTACGCAGCGCCCGCATGAGCGGCGAGGGCCGCAGCCTGGCCGCCGAGACCCAGATGCCGGGGCTGAGCCTGCCGCGCGGCCTGAAGCCCAAGACGCCGGGGCAGCGGCTGTACCTGGAACGGATCGCCGACAGCGACATCACCTTCGGCGTCGGCCCGGCCGGGACCGGCAAGACGTACATGGCGGTGGCGATGGCGATTCAGGCGCTGAAAACCAAGGCGGTCAAACGCATCATCCTGACCCGCCCGGCGGTGGAGGCCGGCGAGAAACTGGGCTTCTTGCCCGGCGACCTGCAGGCCAAGATCGATCCGTACCTGCGTCCGCTGTACGACGCCCTGCAGGACATGCTGGATCAGGACAAGTTCGAGGCCTACCTGACCAGCGGGGTCATCGAGATCGCGCCGCTGGCCTTTATGCGCGGGCGCACGCTGAACGACGCCTTCATCATTCTGGACGAGGCGCAGAACACCACCGGCGAGCAGATGAAGATGTTCCTGACCCGCATGGGCTTTTCCAGCAAGGTGGTCATCACCGGGGACGTGACCCAGATCGACCTGCCGCGCCACATCACCAGCGGTCTGGCGGTGGCCAAGCGCGTGCTGAGCCAGATCGAGGGCATCGCGTGGCACGAGTTCACGGAGGTGGACGTGGTGCGTCACCCGCTGGTGGGCAAGATCATCAAGGCCTACGAGACCGCCGAGAACGCCGAGGATGACCGGCGGGCCGCGCGCCGGGGCGAATTCGCCAGCATTCCGGAAGCCGAGGGCGACCCGCAGCCGCAGGGCTAG
- a CDS encoding GNAT family N-acetyltransferase, producing the protein MPSFPLTQAVTLRGRRPRDLPVLRRWLADADAEWRRWDAPYFHAAATTASLLAYVERLERTPTRSDERVIDVDGECVGMVNRSQEEPAGGGWWDLGILIYDPAHWGHGIGTRALRLWVTATFDETDAHVLTFTTWGGNERMIHAARRLGFLEAARIREARLVDGARYDSVRLDLLRREWTSAEPTARP; encoded by the coding sequence ATGCCCTCCTTTCCCCTGACCCAGGCCGTGACGCTGCGGGGCCGCAGACCACGGGACCTGCCGGTGCTGCGGCGCTGGCTGGCCGACGCCGACGCCGAATGGCGCCGGTGGGACGCGCCGTACTTTCACGCGGCGGCCACCACCGCCTCGCTGCTGGCCTACGTGGAACGGCTGGAACGCACGCCCACCCGCTCCGACGAACGGGTGATCGACGTGGACGGCGAGTGCGTGGGCATGGTCAACCGCAGCCAGGAGGAACCGGCGGGCGGCGGCTGGTGGGACCTGGGCATCCTGATCTACGACCCGGCGCACTGGGGCCACGGCATCGGCACGCGGGCGCTGCGGCTGTGGGTCACGGCCACCTTCGACGAGACCGACGCCCACGTCCTGACCTTCACCACCTGGGGCGGCAACGAACGCATGATCCACGCCGCGCGGCGGCTGGGCTTTCTGGAAGCCGCCCGCATTCGCGAGGCCCGGCTGGTGGACGGCGCGCGCTACGACAGCGTGCGCCTGGACCTGCTGCGCCGCGAGTGGACGTCCGCCGAGCCGACCGCCCGCCCATGA
- the aroE gene encoding shikimate dehydrogenase has product MNVPDRPHAPQHAYLFADPAAHSLSPQMHRAAFAHAGIDGGYTARRVGAAGLPEAVAGLRQPGVLGANLSLPHKESVPALLDDLTPAARAIGAVNTVIHSGGRLRGDNTDAPGLLAALADADAPTGGLSVVLGAGGAARAAVYALRQTGHDVLVVNRTHARAQALAAELGGRAAWPETAPWSAVTLLVNASSAGLDAPDDSPLPTFPRLDRRALVYDMVYRPAETRLLRDARAAGLRAENGLGMLAHQARLAFTAWTGVDVPVTVFLEALKAAEATGDPAP; this is encoded by the coding sequence GTGAACGTGCCGGACCGTCCCCACGCCCCTCAACACGCCTATCTGTTCGCTGACCCGGCGGCCCATTCGCTGTCCCCGCAGATGCACCGGGCCGCCTTCGCGCACGCCGGTATCGACGGCGGGTACACGGCGCGGCGGGTGGGGGCCGCCGGGTTGCCGGAGGCGGTGGCCGGACTGCGGCAGCCCGGCGTGCTGGGGGCCAACCTCAGCCTGCCGCACAAGGAAAGCGTGCCCGCGCTGCTGGACGATCTGACGCCAGCAGCGCGGGCCATCGGCGCCGTGAACACCGTGATTCATAGCGGTGGCCGCCTGCGCGGCGACAACACCGACGCGCCCGGCCTGCTGGCCGCGCTGGCCGATGCGGACGCGCCCACCGGGGGCCTGAGCGTGGTGCTGGGTGCGGGCGGCGCGGCGCGGGCGGCTGTCTATGCCCTGAGACAGACGGGGCATGACGTGCTGGTTGTCAACCGCACCCACGCCCGCGCGCAGGCGCTGGCCGCCGAACTGGGCGGGCGGGCGGCGTGGCCCGAGACCGCGCCGTGGTCCGCCGTGACCCTGCTGGTCAATGCCAGCAGCGCCGGACTGGACGCGCCGGACGACTCGCCGCTGCCCACGTTTCCGCGGCTGGACCGCCGCGCCCTGGTCTACGACATGGTGTACCGCCCCGCCGAGACCCGGCTGCTGCGCGACGCCCGCGCGGCGGGCCTGCGCGCCGAGAACGGGCTGGGCATGCTGGCGCATCAGGCGCGGCTGGCCTTCACCGCGTGGACCGGGGTGGACGTGCCGGTGACGGTGTTTCTGGAGGCGCTGAAGGCGGCAGAGGCGACTGGAGACCCCGCGCCGTGA
- a CDS encoding CHASE domain-containing protein — protein MTVPAPLASSAARAAQRAPLLVMGLILLLSLTAALVISGFVQAQQRGRFERETLAYTLALKDRVNDYDRLLRTARAAWQVHPDLLDEAEFVRFVDGIDLVRRYPGVQALGFGTWLPDGDAAALTARLRRTVTPDYTVREGSEPQTARVPISVIAPPNAENLDALGFDLYSEPGRRAALNLARANADVQASGRVSLVQRDETGELLTGFLLMLPVWPEGQAAGQTAEPEGFVYMAVRADQFLGDLRPPGLQDGLSVGVELGGQPLAQAAGPAYFHDGLSLTLAGQPWSLSYAAPRSFGQDAAAGVPVLVMLAGLLISGLAYLLVGAQVLARSRAEALNVSLGQARARQEQARAEFEAIFQSMQDPAAFTDPQGQIRLVNRALERQFGYPAAALIGQPLSVLHCDARLAERQTFQVLTTPYRRADDSVFSGEAQRSAVQDAGGERLGLLEVVRDVSERLAAEQAVQRGERRYRGVLDAIPHILQVSDGAGRVTYVNTQHRELLGGADLSARMTPEGRAASERLWQEVRERGAVGQHTASAEVQLQVQGGKRRWFTLRLSPIRMEDDTKGGAGAQPTEEWITSATDIHDRLTAERRAQRNEERYRSVLEGLPQIVWQADPRGESLSFNRRWEEYVGPERATAGFLGLLHPEDRADYQRRWAAAIRSGQPFEAEHRLRSAAGRYRSFVTRGLPILDPSGAVLEWVGTSTDVDDSVAEENAARLLADISEDLAARRPEPRLQPVRPSAAPPLLLPPYLSAPAQGRPAVYRAALGRLTARFAEGAALWSIRAGPPELLASSALHPAWQTGHMRTFLEGLLEQVIRTEDPLFLPSHPLLHGVSCTGALLYPLLGAGGRLCGVLGLFYRQELTGRDHDLAQEISGRFAAALDNDALQERVAQAQRELQALNLSLEDRVQRRTEELEHANHELEAFSYSVSHDLRTPLRHIVGFGDLLGKELLSQQARSEREGTGTGGGLSAKGQRYLNIITDSAGRMSQLIDDLLEFSRMGRQELRRESVDLRALLKTGWDALEPDREGRQITLTLPETLPQVPGDAALLGLVVTNLLSNAIKYTRTREHAVIDVSAQADARSVTLTVRDNGVGFNPEYLDKLFGVFQRLHRADEFEGIGIGLANVRRIVTRHGGRVGADARHGEWAEFWITLPLDGPPEPLPAAAAGERA, from the coding sequence GTGACGGTTCCCGCCCCTCTGGCCTCGTCGGCGGCCCGCGCCGCGCAGCGTGCGCCGCTGCTGGTCATGGGGCTGATCCTGCTGCTGTCGCTGACGGCGGCGCTGGTCATTTCCGGCTTCGTGCAGGCGCAGCAGCGCGGGCGCTTCGAGCGCGAGACGCTGGCCTACACCCTGGCCCTCAAGGACCGCGTGAACGACTATGACCGCCTGCTGCGGACCGCGCGGGCAGCGTGGCAGGTGCATCCCGACCTGCTGGACGAGGCCGAGTTCGTGCGGTTCGTGGACGGCATCGATCTGGTGCGGCGCTATCCCGGCGTGCAGGCGCTGGGCTTCGGAACCTGGCTGCCGGACGGCGACGCGGCGGCGCTGACCGCGCGGCTGCGCCGGACCGTCACCCCCGACTACACGGTGCGCGAGGGGTCCGAACCCCAGACCGCCCGCGTGCCGATCTCGGTGATCGCGCCCCCCAACGCCGAGAACCTGGACGCGCTGGGCTTCGACCTGTACAGCGAACCGGGCCGCCGGGCCGCGCTGAACCTGGCCCGTGCCAACGCCGACGTGCAGGCCAGCGGGCGCGTATCGCTGGTGCAGCGCGACGAGACCGGTGAGCTGCTGACGGGCTTCCTGCTGATGCTGCCGGTGTGGCCGGAGGGGCAGGCCGCCGGCCAGACAGCGGAGCCGGAGGGCTTCGTGTACATGGCGGTGCGTGCCGATCAGTTCCTGGGCGACCTGCGGCCGCCGGGCCTGCAAGATGGGCTCTCGGTGGGGGTCGAGCTGGGCGGCCAGCCGCTGGCGCAGGCGGCCGGCCCGGCGTACTTTCACGACGGCCTGAGCCTGACGCTGGCCGGGCAGCCGTGGAGCCTGAGCTACGCCGCGCCGCGCAGCTTCGGCCAGGACGCCGCCGCCGGTGTGCCGGTGCTGGTCATGCTGGCGGGCCTGTTGATCTCGGGGCTGGCGTACCTGCTGGTGGGGGCGCAGGTGCTGGCCCGCAGCCGCGCCGAGGCGCTGAACGTGTCGCTGGGGCAGGCGCGGGCGCGCCAGGAACAGGCCCGCGCCGAATTCGAGGCGATCTTTCAGTCGATGCAGGACCCCGCCGCCTTCACCGACCCGCAGGGGCAGATCCGGCTGGTCAACCGCGCGTTGGAGCGGCAATTCGGGTACCCGGCGGCGGCCCTGATCGGCCAGCCGCTCTCGGTGCTGCACTGCGACGCCCGGCTGGCCGAGCGGCAGACTTTTCAGGTGCTGACCACGCCGTACCGCCGCGCCGACGACAGCGTCTTTTCCGGCGAGGCCCAGCGCAGCGCGGTGCAGGACGCGGGCGGCGAGCGGCTGGGCCTGCTGGAGGTGGTGCGCGACGTCAGCGAGCGCCTGGCCGCCGAGCAGGCCGTCCAGCGCGGCGAGCGGCGCTACCGGGGCGTGCTGGACGCCATTCCGCACATCCTGCAGGTCAGTGACGGCGCGGGCCGGGTCACCTACGTCAACACCCAGCACCGCGAGCTGCTGGGCGGCGCGGACCTGAGCGCCCGCATGACCCCCGAGGGCCGCGCCGCCTCCGAGCGGCTGTGGCAGGAGGTGCGCGAGCGCGGCGCGGTGGGGCAGCACACCGCCAGCGCCGAGGTGCAGCTGCAGGTGCAGGGCGGCAAGCGCCGCTGGTTTACCCTGCGGCTGTCGCCCATCCGCATGGAGGATGACACTAAGGGCGGGGCCGGAGCGCAGCCGACCGAGGAATGGATCACCTCGGCCACCGACATCCATGACCGCCTGACCGCCGAGCGCCGGGCGCAGCGCAACGAGGAGCGCTACCGCAGCGTGCTGGAGGGGCTGCCGCAGATCGTGTGGCAGGCCGATCCGCGCGGCGAGTCGCTGTCTTTTAACCGGCGCTGGGAGGAGTACGTGGGGCCGGAGCGGGCCACCGCCGGCTTCCTGGGCCTGCTGCACCCGGAAGACCGCGCCGACTACCAGCGGCGCTGGGCGGCCGCGATCCGCAGCGGGCAGCCGTTCGAGGCCGAGCACCGCCTGCGCTCGGCGGCGGGCCGTTACCGCAGCTTCGTGACGCGCGGCCTGCCGATTCTGGACCCGTCGGGCGCGGTGCTGGAGTGGGTGGGCACCAGCACCGACGTGGACGACTCGGTCGCCGAGGAAAACGCCGCCCGTCTGCTGGCCGACATCTCCGAGGACCTGGCCGCCCGCCGCCCGGAGCCCCGGCTGCAACCGGTTCGCCCGTCCGCCGCGCCCCCGCTGCTGCTGCCGCCCTACCTGAGCGCTCCGGCCCAGGGCCGTCCGGCGGTGTACCGCGCCGCCCTGGGCCGCCTGACCGCGCGCTTTGCCGAGGGGGCGGCGCTGTGGTCCATCCGGGCCGGGCCGCCGGAACTGCTGGCGTCCTCGGCGCTGCATCCGGCGTGGCAGACCGGTCACATGCGGACCTTTCTGGAGGGCCTGCTGGAGCAGGTGATCCGCACCGAGGACCCGCTGTTCCTGCCGTCGCATCCCCTGCTGCACGGGGTGAGCTGCACCGGGGCGTTGCTGTACCCGCTGCTGGGCGCGGGCGGGCGGCTGTGCGGCGTGCTGGGGCTGTTCTACCGTCAGGAACTGACCGGGCGCGATCACGACCTGGCCCAGGAGATCAGCGGGCGCTTTGCCGCCGCGCTGGACAACGACGCCCTGCAGGAACGGGTGGCCCAGGCCCAGCGCGAGCTGCAGGCCCTCAACCTGTCCCTCGAAGACCGGGTGCAGCGGCGCACCGAGGAACTGGAACACGCCAACCATGAGCTGGAGGCCTTCAGCTACAGCGTCTCGCACGACCTGCGCACGCCGCTGCGGCACATCGTGGGCTTTGGCGATCTGCTGGGCAAGGAACTGCTCAGTCAGCAGGCCAGGAGCGAGCGCGAGGGCACCGGCACCGGCGGCGGCCTGAGCGCCAAGGGCCAGCGGTACCTCAACATCATCACCGACTCGGCGGGGCGCATGAGCCAGCTGATCGACGACCTGCTGGAGTTCTCGCGCATGGGCCGCCAGGAACTGCGCCGCGAGAGCGTGGACCTGCGCGCCCTGCTGAAGACGGGCTGGGACGCCCTGGAACCGGACCGCGAGGGCCGCCAGATCACCCTGACGCTGCCCGAGACCCTGCCACAGGTGCCGGGCGACGCGGCGCTGCTGGGGCTGGTGGTCACCAACCTGCTGAGCAACGCCATCAAGTACACCCGCACCCGTGAACATGCCGTCATCGACGTGAGCGCCCAGGCAGACGCCCGCAGCGTCACGTTAACGGTTCGTGACAACGGCGTGGGCTTTAATCCCGAATACCTGGATAAACTGTTCGGCGTGTTTCAACGTCTTCACCGCGCCGATGAGTTCGAGGGCATCGGCATTGGCCTGGCCAACGTCCGGCGCATCGTGACCCGTCACGGGGGCCGGGTGGGGGCCGACGCCCGCCACGGCGAGTGGGCCGAGTTCTGGATCACCCTGCCGCTGGACGGGCCGCCTGAGCCGCTCCCGGCAGCCGCAGCCGGGGAGCGGGCATGA